One Bemisia tabaci chromosome 4, PGI_BMITA_v3 genomic window, TTCCTCTAAACGGAGCATTCTGCGACAGGTTGCTACGATAGCTAATGAGAGAATTATCGTCCAGGCAATCAAAAATTctctttcctctaaaattaaaaaattatgctttTGCTACTTTGATAGAGGATTCCTTGAATTGCACAGTCGTGCAGTTTCTTAGGCGACAGACgaaattacaaaacaaaaataaaataaagcaaAATGTAATGTAAAACGAGTCCCTCTTGAAAAACTTCATGTTGTCTCTGAATCATCAGGTATGCCTCTATTTCACATATTTTCGACAAATAAAGCTAACACAATAATTTTACATGTTAAAAACCTTCCTTCAGAAGGGAGCACCGAGATGCTATTCCCTTTCAGCAGCTTAAACTGCACATGACATGCGAATCAAGAGTTTTTGTATTTAGATCAATGGTAAGAAATACTCCTTGTAAAACTCAAGTCACTCTCGGTGCATACAAAAAACTTAAGTTCTTTTCAAATCCTTTATATTTAATCAATTTTGCTTCATAAGAGTTGGTTACAAACCAAAATGCAAATTAATTTACTTCTAACGCAACTTTTTCATACCATTTGCCACCCAGCACTTGTTAACAATATAACTTCAGGTCGCTCAACAAAATCCTGAATCCGGAGATGAGGTAGACCCTCCAATAACGTTTTTGTATTTGATAAAATTCTGATTGGCAACAATTTGACATACTTGGCACAGACAAAAAATCACTATCATAAttcattttaaatataaaatgcAGACGAACTTGATTTTAAAACAATTCATTCTTGAGACTTAGTCTACATATTCATTAAAAACAATACAAAACTGATATTCTTCCCTGGGGACCCATTTAAGTAAGAGGACAGTGTAGGATACATTTAAAAGAGGAGAAGAGAGCCTTTTCCGGCTCTTCAAAAGACAATTTGAAATACTTTTGGaggtgaaaatatatttaaattttaaagcctTGCCAGTTGCAACTATCCTCTTGAAGCTCTGCGCAGATTGTGGTCATTGATGAAATTACATAAGTAAAATTTCTACAGATACCGATGGGCTAGAAATATCCTGTATTTCCTCACCTTGGTCAATAAATCATGTTACCTATCAGCAAGAAACGGTCCCAAATGCTTGCATGCCTGATTTTGCAGGTCTTTCACACAAAGATTTTTTGagaagtttcatgaaaaaacaCTCAGCACGACCAATATTCAACGGCTTAAAGTCTCTTGAAAAACTGAACTTGAACATGATTGACATCTCATGTCAGAGAGATATTGCCATGAACTTGATAAACATCGGAACTGTTTAGTCAAAAAATGTGATCGTTTATTactaaaaaaagttcattttgaaGATCGAAAACAGATAACACAACTAACCGGTGAATGAAGTCGCTTCTGAAATgacaaatgaattaaaaaaaaaaattaatttggcaGAAAACCGGGGGCGAACAAAGacaccaaaaaacaaaaaccaagaATGATTTAGAGCGTTACTTTTTCATATGCGACTAGCAAGATTaacaagaaaggaaaaattttatctCTATTCCTGCAAAACCAAGAATCAAGAAATTGAAGCTCAGTTTCTCAATGAAAACATCATTTTACCTGCTTCCTTTTGTAATTCTGCTGGCAAGAAATGAAACAGTGACAGTTCCAAACGTCCAGGTTTCCCTAATTGTTCTTTGTAACTTTACTGCGGACTGGATTTTTTTCGAGCTGATTAGGTTGTTTCCCATGAATAATACATAGCCCACAGAATGGCTTACGGCCAGAATCAGCCGCTTGAAGAGATACAGATCTTACAATAAATTAAAAGTGACATAATTACAATAACTTATCATACTTAAATCACTTAATTAATTTTCATCTGACAGTACTTAGTTGAAATAAAAGGTATCAATGTTTACAAATGACTAGAGGAGGCATAACACAGCCTGAGAGCTTTGAGTCAAAAGTGACACAACTGGAAAAACAAGAAATGGGACTTTGAAACAGAGGGCCTTCACAAAGCTGGACGTTAAATCAGACCAAATAAGGGGACTGCTGCAAGcatcagattttttcttctctggtaAGAGAGTTTGAAATGAACTGACTGTTTAAATATTGAAAGCTCAGCAAAGTTATTTCGGTACttttaatacaattttgcaGACACCTGAACGGAAACAAATGAGTCGTTAAGACTAGGACATGATATGCTGTGCGATTGTGCATTGACGTAAGCACAATACTTACTAAAAATTCTtgtatagagataaaattgctaCAGGATCTAGGATAATCGCTAAAAGGTTGATGATCCTACCGATTTTATCGCCAAGAAattgcaacttaatttcaaaatatcgcaatttttccgttgaaaatgctacttgggtggcGCCCTTTGCCAGTGGCTACTTTTTAATCGCCTCTCAATAGACCTGCAGCCGTGTAAGTCGTTCCTTAAAATTACCTCTGCTAATTGGCTTTTCAACTGCAtaataaacaagaaaaacataacaaaaatattcaaaaatatggAATGACTCTTCATTTTTGGCCTGCAGGCTACAATATCTGCAGGACTAATTAAATGTGTATTACTTGTAAATTAAACAGGCTGCAtaaaaatagtttcccaaagaGAAATAAAGGCATTGATTACAATTTGGTAACTTAGTtcatgaagggaaaaaaatgaataattttctagTACGGTCAAAAACTAAGCAAACTAACTTTACGGGAAATCATAAAACACTGGTGGAATTCACAAATTTTGCTGTAGTTGCCCTATTAAATAAAAAGATTTCAAAGGTTTGAGGCTTTGATACTTCTTCCGACTTGTGGACTCcatttgaaagttttgaaatattttataccATGCAAGATACTTAAAAGTCAAAAATGTTACCAGTTTTTCTCACTAACAGTGTAGAtcaatttctaaaaaatgaaaaaaaaaaaaaaaaaaaaaatcagaaataataCTTTAGTTTacaaatttgggagaaaattttacaggcataaaaattgtaaaattctctCGGGGATAACAAAAATTGCTGCTGTATTATTCAGAATGCAAAAAGTTTAATTTAAGTTTCGTATCTTCAGAATACACCTCTGATTTTTTAAGCATGCTGTACTTCCGTGAAGGTAAATACCGAAAGGAGAAAGACTGGTGTACTTCAAAAGTTTGTAAAGCCTGACCATATTTTCGTCCCTCTAAGTTGCAGTTCCATAAAATGTGATCATAATAAGTTAACATTTAACATTATTGGATACTATCTAATCAATgattaaaatacaataaaaatggGGCTTAAAATCATATTTACaagcatttaaaaataaaaatataacaaCAGTTAAAATTGAGTAACAAATTTAAATTAGAATATTGAACAATGTGAGAGTACGGCTCAGCCAAATATACAAGCCGAGACATGTTTGTCCAGTTCTATGACAACAGTCTTACTTGCAAATACAATCACATCATTTTAGAGATCTGTTCAAAATATAACTATCCCTTGACACTCTTTCATCACATAATCACTTCTGGAGACATTATTACAAGGCATCGCATTTGATGTTTAAGAAAAGCCTACTCTCTATTACTTATGatattttatcatcaaaaataggaggaatttttttcaaagattccTTAATTCATGTGCTTTTGTTTTTGAGAGTAAGATGAAAAATATAGCAAAAGAGTTGTGACATCCGATAGTAAAATCAATCTGTCCATTTAATATAGATCTCTTAAATCCCTTAGTTCCATACTTGACCTAtcatcttaaaaaattaatggtGTATTACTGTTCACTGTTCACAGGTATCGACAAGTCACTGGAATGTTTGGCATAATTAAAGCCTTCAACTGCTCTCTTTCCCTTCAGAGCATCCATTTCTGACATCTTTTTTTGAATTCATGAGATCCAACAAAGCCAactctttcctttctttttcaacATTTCGAGCTTCAAATTCTAACCTGAAAAAGAGAATTGAGATTGAGAAATAAAATGGTATAAATATGAACTATGAGGAGCTGGGAGATAAACATCAACACTACCATTCTTCATAAAGAGGGTATCAGTGATACTAAAAGCTCCTTTTGAAAGGTTCCATGGGAGAAGAGatctaaaaaactcaaaattgagtaagGAGTATATTGCATAAGGcagcatttcaaaaataatttgacaaaaaaatactttaaaaaaataagagtgTCAAATGAAATTGAGGGTGCgaaagttaaaagtttacagttaaaaaaatttgttttgggaaaaaattgttcaaagtTTGATTTGAATTGTTTGAGGCTCAGCATTTTCTGACCGTAAGAATATTTTCTCATGatcagaaaataatttcattattttcttaaaaacatttgatTTTGATTGCTTTTTcgatcttcaaaaaaataaagaattaccTGTGTAATATAATTCTGTCGACAATTTTTTCTGTTGTCATATCGTTCCCAGAATCTAGTAATTTGAATTTGCCAAGTTTCTTAGGATAAGCATAAGGGTCCATATCATTTGCATACTTGTAAAATTGTTGACCATGACAGACAATGTCAACGTTAAAATGCTCCATCAACTCTTTATTCACATTGTATGGAGCACCGATTACAACTTCTGAGACATactgaaaataattcaaaacagagaagaaaaatgagaggaggGTCAGGCGCTATTAAGTATTTTCACATGATTCAAATCAATAACTTTACCTTCCTACAGCACAAACAATTAAAGGAAAAAGTCTATCCTAACCGTAACCacattaaaaaataagtttcattaatttataaatTAGAAATACTAAAAAGTGGaattaacacatttttttcatggcACGCTATTCATACAAGAGTGCAACACTTATGAAAACAAATGTCTATTGACTCAAAGTTGGacactcaaaaattgttttgatttCAGTTCTGAATTGAACAGTTCCGTTTTTCAGAACCTATACCcatgagaaaaatgtgaaaacttccatttagcttaaaatttttccattttaggTATAAGCAGTGTCAGACAAATAAGTCGACAGTTTTTTGAGCCCATGCCAGTATTCATTtcttctgattgaatcagaatCCACcttaaaatcaggcattttgcaaaaaataggCGCGATTTAGACAGGAAGTCGCATTCACGAAGCAGACTTTAAAActaaccaccccccccccccccaggagcACTCCATCTCCATTTACAATGGAGACAACCTATCacaataaaatttaatgaaagaacACCAACAGCCTTTGATTTTCGGAACTTCCCATGATTTTTATGGGCTGACCTAAAAGCAGATGCTGAACTTTTCATTATTAACTATTTatttattagactttcaaaaataaagttgggatagaaattttgaaataacatGATAAAGTCCAGGGTTTTTTAGTTTTACCATTGGAATGAACCAAAATGTCCTGCCTGACTTTCATGAATTCGGATTCGTCATAGGCAAAATACTTATTCAATAATTAAGTTTAAGAGAtctgtgacaaaaaattcatgtaaaaattaagtcTATACTCACTTTACAAGCTAGTACACTCAACGTTCGTTCATGAAGGTTCATTATTGGGTAATTTGAGCCCTTGTAACGATTAACTACTGGATCTGTATGAAGGCCAACAATTAGAAAATCTCCTTCTTGCCTAGCTTTTTCTAGAAAATCCAAGTGACCTACATGGAAAAGATCGAAAGCACCAGCAACATACACCACTCGATCGTTGggctaaaatgcaaaaataaaaaataggtaaTGAGGTCACCAATGAAAGTCCGGATGCATATTTATTTGAGCAACACAGCAAATGTGGCTCTCtcaaatgaaaagaaatttaaaaatgtatactCAAACAAATTTGGACACAAATCATAGCTCAGTGGAGAGATCAGTTTTTAAGGTATTGACCTAAACAAATTATTTGACTGTGACAAATGACATCCTCTTGCGTTTCTTCGAAGTTATTGtagaaatgagaaaatattgGAGGAGAATATATTGAGCATGGTTCATCAATAAACGCCCACCCATGAGGATAAAATAATGCCATCTCGCATGAACTATTCATCATAAATGAGTGGATTGCTTTGAAAACTGTCCGACTGTTAATTTTCTTTAGTAAGCAGAAAATAGTTAAGGAGTCTtgatatttcattttaaaattgtaaattgtaCTTCTATGTTTGATGGCAAAATAAAAAAcgagaataaaaaatattcattgaaagAAACTGATGGGAAATAATTGAGGCTTAAGAATGTTGAATGGAGCTCAGAGATTGATAGATGAAGTTGTACCTTTGGTTCTTTTCCTTCACTAAACTGACTAATTTTCTGCGTTGTAGGTAGGAATTGGGAGCAGCCTGTATAAGGTGAGCGCCCTGTGGAATCAAGACCCATATAAGACGAATCGTTTTTGCTAACTTCATACTCCTGGTCCCCTCGCCGGAAATGATTCCTCGTCAGCAGCAACATTCGCCCGACCAAATCTGTCGTTGACACTCCAGCAGTTCTCTTGACTTCCCTGAGAAAAAAAAGCGGACAgttgtaaaacattaaaaatgttttcattgtAGATAACTTTCATAGCTGATTTTCATAGAAAGGGTAAAGTAAAAAGATTTATAACTTCAAAAATCTGTTAGCTCATTGATGTTATGAATAACCttcagggaaaattttattCCTTTGAGTGAGATAATATGCCCTACAATGACATCAAAGTGCAGTATTTACAATTTGAACTTAAGTGTTGCGGCAGATTTGATCCTTTTCGttttaacattaaaaaattcagttcaaaaattaattttgaactgTTGAGTATTCAATGCCCAAAAATTTTAGACAGAAAAAGAGTAAAACTTTGGggaaacattatttttaaaaaaatgaccttTTGATTCCCTGAGATTGACTAATATGCCTTGATAAGTCCGACGGGATATCCCTCCTTTTCCTGCTCATTTAttcaaaatgttgaatattgtaATCTGTATATTATGGCTGTTACATGCCCTGTTTATCTACTTCCTCAGtctggttttgaaaaaaagtggaGGGGAGGcaggaattttcaaattaagcAAATAGATGGAAAGAAGAGAGGTGTAACTTACTTGTAGCGGCCGGCTTTTTTGACAAAGTGATAAGTATCAATACCGTCTGCTGTCATGGTAATGTCATCTGTAATAATGGATagataaaaataatcaaattaatgCGACCATAGAATACTTTCATTATACCTACTGACAACCAAAAAATGCAGTCTTTGTAATGTGAAATTAGAGTAAAATTTAAGTTCTGCTTACAATGATTTTCATTATTCATTGGCATAGGGAGGAGAAAGGAGACAGGAGAGCTATGCGACTCAATTCTTTTCTGGTACTTTGCTTTTTGCCTAATCTTTCCTGCCTGGCAAGTGATTCTAAGAAGTGGTTGCGAAGACATTTTCACCACGTTACTGCCAAAAGTAACGTTgcagcaaaattttcatgacatATTTTTGGTCATTACCGGATGAGTTGTAAATGCGGTGCATTGAAGCACTTTCAAAAGTTTAGTATGCTTTTTAGCTTTGCTTTATGGAGCGTACAAAAATTCCTGATTGAGAACACATTATGCCAATAAATATAAGATTTAAAAGATTagattttaaggaaaaagtTTTCATAAGTTTCTCAAGTTGTTGGATTTACGGGAGGATATCAGTAATTGCGGGAGTTATTACTAAcaaaaagtagaagaagaatagaaaattattcaacgactatttttttttaaatattgctcCAAGACTAGAGAACTTAAAATCGTGCTCATTTAAGAATTATGACGCGAGATCGATCGCAGTTACGATCCCCGAAATTAGTCACCCGTAGTGTAACTTGAGCCTTACTTAATTGATGGGCGGTCCCTAGGCGATAGACATGAATTTTAGATCGCTATCAGTTCaaagttttcttaaaaagataaaaattcaaTCAGGAAAATAACTATTTCAGGAGcacttcagggccggattaagggggtggccacataggccgcggcccatggcggcaaatctagggggcggcaaattttgcagtttttttaagtgTGGGTacaaaaaaagtcggatttagaaaaaaaaaattacaaacgagaaaaggctacaaaatctctcatttcctgagagtatagtaatttctaattttgtcgtctttcagtgatacaagagacagcacatttaattagtcgagttaagagagcaACCAAACACACGATTTGgcttggaacggcgcgactttgggagaaatgatgacgaggacttgagatgaaaaggagaagccctcggcgcggcaatcggcatgtaacacatattagtgcctgcaagactgcacgaatacttcacgcattgcatcaaacacagtgcggttattgtggtcagcgtgaaacggatagcgcctacaagaatgcatgaatacttcacgcattgcgccaaacacggtttggtcagcgcggcgcggcggcggaagttaaaatcatcaaaccaaattttgtgtttgttctttcataattttttcgtacaTCTCTTaagaatggaaggccttgtccattagagataggtttacgaaacttgactttcgcgcaaagttccgtgaccttttgctataGTGTTGACatggctttcccaaaaaatgtgttcaacacgagtaaacgcgtcttatgcacccctcccccgctggcacattcacttgatggtttttattgaggtttcaaaacgaatgagaagggggcggcaaaatacaggcggcccatgggcggcaagaaggaaaatccggccctggagcaCTTTGTAGACTCTCTTTTCTGGTCCCGGATTCAAAATTAATGCGTGCAAATTTCCTAGCTCTCTTATTTGTGCATTCGTAGCACGAGCATACAGCACTACAAACTTGGCCTAGAATCCCCGTTTTACAGAATGCGGAATGCAATTGAAAAATTAACGATCATCTGGTGTCTGGAAGAGGTTTTATAGTATTCCCATCTGACGCTTGCTCACtattttctttcatgttttatGTTAAGCAGACTCGAACAAACCATCAGTTCGCCTGTTATAAATGTCCATGAAACTATAATTGAGTCTTTATTGTAGGAAGTCCGCCGGactggttggggggggggggaggctgtgGGGGGCAATCGCCCCCTAAACGCTGAGCAAAATGACCTCGCAGGAGCTTTTTTTGGCAGAATTTTGGGGCTCCATTCGGTACTCTTTAAGGAGCTCTTGAAGACCCCTTTCGAACCCTTATGTAATCAAAGAGGGTCCTTAATCTCTTATTGGCTAGGCCCAGCCCTAGGAAAATTTGGAGCCATTCCGTTCCAGGCGATAAGAGAAATCTTTATACTTCCGCAACTTcatcagaaaagaaaaaaaaacacttgttCGGGCAACTGCGACCATTCTCTGTCCTCCAAATAGTCCTTTAGTCGCGAACCATTCGATAAAGTGATCAATATCAATCTCAACCCCCATTTTCATAATCACGCTCTCTTCACGAAATTCCGGTATTTTTGCGCTCTTTGCAAGGGATGTTGTCTACTCTGTTGTGCtatgtaaaaacgccgtatgaacattcgggagttgccaaatttcctctcagaaaatagtcatatttgaagaaagttatgaaaatttttaaaatttttccttgacattttcaggaactttcggtgaaagtgtgaacaaaattacctatctgaaaaattggaggaaaaataattagaaattttcccgaaaattttagatttatcaaaggaaatttggcaacgcctgaaggttcatacggcattcttccttagcacggcagtactgataATGGAGTTAAACTGTGGGACAAATCGCGCACTCGACACTAACTTCCtcacgcaattttttgcggGGTGAAAAAATCCATAACGCCCCCGCGGTTCACAGTTCATTCGTGCGGCTTCTCCGAATTTCACGGAACAAGAAAACTCCCGACAAGGGAGCGGGAGATGGGAATCTTACCTCCGTGGACGCAGAAATCGCACTTGTGTTTGTCTAGGGTTTCCAGGGTGGTAACGTAAGGGGCTCCTTCCACCACCTCGTCGACCCATTTGATCCCGCGAACCATTTTGTACCTGTCAACAGAGAGAAAGATATACTTCAATCAAACACTCCTAAAATAAtcaaggtgtctactaaaacacgcTGGCTATAAATCAGTACTTTaacggtactttttcagaacattcccaagaaattcagtacctcttcgaCAGAAAATTTCAGTGCTTTCCAGTACCTCAAATTGACGAAATTCTTCCGAAGAATTCTTCTTTATTCGAAaaatcttccaatttttcagatcatttttctcaCCATTCTGCTAAAAagtcgtgaaaatttcagggagattattcataacttttcccaaaaaatgaacattttttcaaaggaaatttggcaactcttgaacgtttatgcggcgtttttccttagcacgatagtaTGATCCATCAAAAGCGAAATATTAATCCTCCTTACTACAAATTATAATCACCGTGGCAAAACTTTTCTgctaaaacttgaaaaactaaTTTGACCTAGGTCAATTTAGGCCTGTTATATTGACTGTTCCCTTATCAAAACTTCTCCCCCTTCGATGGCATTTCGATTCA contains:
- the Pect gene encoding ethanolamine-phosphate cytidylyltransferase — protein: MSDRPVRVWCDGCYDMVHFGHANSLRQAKALGDYLIVGVHTDEEITKHKGPPVFTEQERYKMVRGIKWVDEVVEGAPYVTTLETLDKHKCDFCVHGDDITMTADGIDTYHFVKKAGRYKEVKRTAGVSTTDLVGRMLLLTRNHFRRGDQEYEVSKNDSSYMGLDSTGRSPYTGCSQFLPTTQKISQFSEGKEPKPNDRVVYVAGAFDLFHVGHLDFLEKARQEGDFLIVGLHTDPVVNRYKGSNYPIMNLHERTLSVLACKYVSEVVIGAPYNVNKELMEHFNVDIVCHGQQFYKYANDMDPYAYPKKLGKFKLLDSGNDMTTEKIVDRIILHRLEFEARNVEKERKELALLDLMNSKKDVRNGCSEGKESS